Proteins found in one Sorghum bicolor cultivar BTx623 chromosome 1, Sorghum_bicolor_NCBIv3, whole genome shotgun sequence genomic segment:
- the LOC8056882 gene encoding golgin subfamily A member 2 isoform X1, translating to MSARRAGKSQHAAATPRIISLNLARRSGGGRPSRGAGRAQPRPPPPPVNLGALFEMERRVRGLESAPASPPPCSRAAPRSQEDAEEQEEKWRFQAEILRAECNFLRMEREVALRKLDRHRGQMEAALKSAVETLVSGRKKMDGKGDVGVAAALDEGIEDLEEMMEELRVEKESGRRAMSGVRELQRSHGRNFDRQASSLRRRLEKMPPADPEPCIKDIREIALPVPVPAPPPPPAEQSDDDERVHSANTSDVEMLRMKMEGMSKGMRERMAEYSRRLEAVASRDNTGCQSRKCGNRHSRKASASSQRSWSGGSTASNGNAPSTLDAGPHGRSRQNVAAENRQQQHMQIMAEECKLVGSVSCCDCREIVWKIMEQVKAESDQWTEMQDMLEQVRLEMQELQSSRDTWQHQAMASDISLRSLNSQILEWKNRAQASEQRVEELHRKISELESKLHTFKAHLPTPDAIPIPNQNQWSDACKMEKENPRAKPQHQRSQESGKEEIKKHVLICRVKHSPSSVLPKRSPFQEIGNISLPRHR from the exons ATGTCGGCGCGGCGGGCGGGCAAGAGCCAGCACGCGGCGGCGACGCCGAGGATCATCAGCCTCAACCTGGCGAGGAGGTCGGGCGGCGGGAGGCCCAGCCGCGGAGCGGGGCGCGCGCAgccccgcccgccgccgcctccggtcAACCTCGGTGCGCTGTTCGAGATGGAGCGCCGCGTGCGCGGGCTGGAGTCCGCGCCGGCGTCGCCGCCTCCGTGCTCCCGGGCGGCGCCGCGGTCGCAGGAGGACGCCGAGGAACAGGAGGAGAAGTGGCGGTTCCAAGCGGAGATCCTCCGCGCTGAGTGCAACTTCCTCCGGATGGAGCGCGAGGTCGCGCTCCGCAAGCTCGATCGCCACCGCGGCCAGATGGAGGCCGCGCTCAAGTCCGCCGTCGAAACGCTCGTATCG GGGAGGAAGAAGATGGACGGGAAGGGCGACGTCggcgtggcggcggcgctggacgaggggatcgaagacctcgaggagatgatggaggagctgcgGGTGGAGAAGGAGAGCGGGAGGAGGGCGATGAGCGGTGTCCGTGAGCTGCAGCGGAGCCACGGCAGGAACTTCGATCGGCAGGCGTCCTCGCTCCGCCGGCGCCTCGAGAAGATGCCGCCGGCCGACCCCGAGCCCTGCATCAAGGACATCCGCGAGATCGCCCtgcccgtccccgtccccgcgccaccgccaccaccggcTGAGCAAAGCGACGACGATGAACGCGTCCACAGCGCCAACACCTCCGAT GTGGAAATGCTGAGGATGAAGATGGAGGGGATGTCAAAGGGCATGCGCGAGCGGATGGCGGAGTACAGCCGGCGCCTGGAAGCCGTCGCCTCTAGGGACAACACTGGCTGCCAGTCAAGGAAATGCGGCAACCGGCACAGCCGAAAGGCGAGCGCGAGCAGCCAGAGAAGCTGGAGCGGGGGCAGCACCGCGAGCAACGGCAACGCGCCGTCGACCCTCGACGCCGGCCCGCACGGCCGCAGCCGCCAGAACGTGGCGGCGGAGAATCGTCAGCAGCAGCACATG CAGATTATGGCTGAAGAGTGCAAATTGGTGGGCTCGGTAAGTTGCTGCGACTGCAGGGAAATCGTGTGGAAGATAATGGAGCAAGTAAAGGCAGAATCTGATCAATGGACTGAGATGCAAGATATGTTGGAGCAGGTCAGGTTGGAGATGCAAGAGCTGCAGTCTTCCAGAGATACATGGCAGCATCAGGCTATGGCTTCTGACATCAGTCTACGCTCCTTGAATTCTCAA ATACTGGAGTGGAAAAATCGGGCACAAGCATCCGAACAGCGCGTGGAAGAGCTGCATAGGAAGATTTCAGAGCTCGAAAGCAAGCTACACACTTTCAAAGCCCACTTACCAACCCCAGATGCTATTCCTATTCCTAACCAAAACCAATGGTCAGATGCGtgcaagatggagaaggagaacCCAAGAGCAAAGCCTCAGCACCAGCGATCCCAGGAATCCGGCAAGGAGGAGATCAAGAAGCACGTCCTCATCTGCCGCGTGAAGCACTCACCCAGCAGCGTGCTCCCGAAGCGGTCGCCATTCCAGGAGATCGGCAACATCAGCTTGCCGCGGCATCGGTGA
- the LOC8056882 gene encoding golgin subfamily A member 2 isoform X2, which translates to MSARRAGKSQHAAATPRIISLNLARRSGGGRPSRGAGRAQPRPPPPPVNLGALFEMERRVRGLESAPASPPPCSRAAPRSQEDAEEQEEKWRFQAEILRAECNFLRMEREVALRKLDRHRGQMEAALKSAVETLVSGRKKMDGKGDVGVAAALDEGIEDLEEMMEELRVEKESGRRAMSGVRELQRSHGRNFDRQASSLRRRLEKMPPADPEPCIKDIREIALPVPVPAPPPPPAEQSDDDERVHSANTSDVEMLRMKMEGMSKGMRERMAEYSRRLEAVASRDNTGCQSRKCGNRHSRKASASSQRSWSGGSTASNGNAPSTLDAGPHGRSRQNVAAENRQQQHMIMAEECKLVGSVSCCDCREIVWKIMEQVKAESDQWTEMQDMLEQVRLEMQELQSSRDTWQHQAMASDISLRSLNSQILEWKNRAQASEQRVEELHRKISELESKLHTFKAHLPTPDAIPIPNQNQWSDACKMEKENPRAKPQHQRSQESGKEEIKKHVLICRVKHSPSSVLPKRSPFQEIGNISLPRHR; encoded by the exons ATGTCGGCGCGGCGGGCGGGCAAGAGCCAGCACGCGGCGGCGACGCCGAGGATCATCAGCCTCAACCTGGCGAGGAGGTCGGGCGGCGGGAGGCCCAGCCGCGGAGCGGGGCGCGCGCAgccccgcccgccgccgcctccggtcAACCTCGGTGCGCTGTTCGAGATGGAGCGCCGCGTGCGCGGGCTGGAGTCCGCGCCGGCGTCGCCGCCTCCGTGCTCCCGGGCGGCGCCGCGGTCGCAGGAGGACGCCGAGGAACAGGAGGAGAAGTGGCGGTTCCAAGCGGAGATCCTCCGCGCTGAGTGCAACTTCCTCCGGATGGAGCGCGAGGTCGCGCTCCGCAAGCTCGATCGCCACCGCGGCCAGATGGAGGCCGCGCTCAAGTCCGCCGTCGAAACGCTCGTATCG GGGAGGAAGAAGATGGACGGGAAGGGCGACGTCggcgtggcggcggcgctggacgaggggatcgaagacctcgaggagatgatggaggagctgcgGGTGGAGAAGGAGAGCGGGAGGAGGGCGATGAGCGGTGTCCGTGAGCTGCAGCGGAGCCACGGCAGGAACTTCGATCGGCAGGCGTCCTCGCTCCGCCGGCGCCTCGAGAAGATGCCGCCGGCCGACCCCGAGCCCTGCATCAAGGACATCCGCGAGATCGCCCtgcccgtccccgtccccgcgccaccgccaccaccggcTGAGCAAAGCGACGACGATGAACGCGTCCACAGCGCCAACACCTCCGAT GTGGAAATGCTGAGGATGAAGATGGAGGGGATGTCAAAGGGCATGCGCGAGCGGATGGCGGAGTACAGCCGGCGCCTGGAAGCCGTCGCCTCTAGGGACAACACTGGCTGCCAGTCAAGGAAATGCGGCAACCGGCACAGCCGAAAGGCGAGCGCGAGCAGCCAGAGAAGCTGGAGCGGGGGCAGCACCGCGAGCAACGGCAACGCGCCGTCGACCCTCGACGCCGGCCCGCACGGCCGCAGCCGCCAGAACGTGGCGGCGGAGAATCGTCAGCAGCAGCACATG ATTATGGCTGAAGAGTGCAAATTGGTGGGCTCGGTAAGTTGCTGCGACTGCAGGGAAATCGTGTGGAAGATAATGGAGCAAGTAAAGGCAGAATCTGATCAATGGACTGAGATGCAAGATATGTTGGAGCAGGTCAGGTTGGAGATGCAAGAGCTGCAGTCTTCCAGAGATACATGGCAGCATCAGGCTATGGCTTCTGACATCAGTCTACGCTCCTTGAATTCTCAA ATACTGGAGTGGAAAAATCGGGCACAAGCATCCGAACAGCGCGTGGAAGAGCTGCATAGGAAGATTTCAGAGCTCGAAAGCAAGCTACACACTTTCAAAGCCCACTTACCAACCCCAGATGCTATTCCTATTCCTAACCAAAACCAATGGTCAGATGCGtgcaagatggagaaggagaacCCAAGAGCAAAGCCTCAGCACCAGCGATCCCAGGAATCCGGCAAGGAGGAGATCAAGAAGCACGTCCTCATCTGCCGCGTGAAGCACTCACCCAGCAGCGTGCTCCCGAAGCGGTCGCCATTCCAGGAGATCGGCAACATCAGCTTGCCGCGGCATCGGTGA
- the LOC8056882 gene encoding golgin subfamily A member 2 isoform X3: MSARRAGKSQHAAATPRIISLNLARRSGGGRPSRGAGRAQPRPPPPPVNLGALFEMERRVRGLESAPASPPPCSRAAPRSQEDAEEQEEKWRFQAEILRAECNFLRMEREVALRKLDRHRGQMEAALKSAVETLVSGRKKMDGKGDVGVAAALDEGIEDLEEMMEELRVEKESGRRAMSGVRELQRSHGRNFDRQASSLRRRLEKMPPADPEPCIKDIREIALPVPVPAPPPPPAEQSDDDERVHSANTSDVEMLRMKMEGMSKGMRERMAEYSRRLEAVASRDNTGCQSRKCGNRHSRKASASSQRSWSGGSTASNGNAPSTLDAGPHGRSRQNVAAENRQQQHMQIMAEECKLVGSVSCCDCREIVWKIMEQVKAESDQWTEMQDMLEQVRLEMQELQSSRDTWQHQAMASDISLRSLNSQKMLHCEGCGPPAN; the protein is encoded by the exons ATGTCGGCGCGGCGGGCGGGCAAGAGCCAGCACGCGGCGGCGACGCCGAGGATCATCAGCCTCAACCTGGCGAGGAGGTCGGGCGGCGGGAGGCCCAGCCGCGGAGCGGGGCGCGCGCAgccccgcccgccgccgcctccggtcAACCTCGGTGCGCTGTTCGAGATGGAGCGCCGCGTGCGCGGGCTGGAGTCCGCGCCGGCGTCGCCGCCTCCGTGCTCCCGGGCGGCGCCGCGGTCGCAGGAGGACGCCGAGGAACAGGAGGAGAAGTGGCGGTTCCAAGCGGAGATCCTCCGCGCTGAGTGCAACTTCCTCCGGATGGAGCGCGAGGTCGCGCTCCGCAAGCTCGATCGCCACCGCGGCCAGATGGAGGCCGCGCTCAAGTCCGCCGTCGAAACGCTCGTATCG GGGAGGAAGAAGATGGACGGGAAGGGCGACGTCggcgtggcggcggcgctggacgaggggatcgaagacctcgaggagatgatggaggagctgcgGGTGGAGAAGGAGAGCGGGAGGAGGGCGATGAGCGGTGTCCGTGAGCTGCAGCGGAGCCACGGCAGGAACTTCGATCGGCAGGCGTCCTCGCTCCGCCGGCGCCTCGAGAAGATGCCGCCGGCCGACCCCGAGCCCTGCATCAAGGACATCCGCGAGATCGCCCtgcccgtccccgtccccgcgccaccgccaccaccggcTGAGCAAAGCGACGACGATGAACGCGTCCACAGCGCCAACACCTCCGAT GTGGAAATGCTGAGGATGAAGATGGAGGGGATGTCAAAGGGCATGCGCGAGCGGATGGCGGAGTACAGCCGGCGCCTGGAAGCCGTCGCCTCTAGGGACAACACTGGCTGCCAGTCAAGGAAATGCGGCAACCGGCACAGCCGAAAGGCGAGCGCGAGCAGCCAGAGAAGCTGGAGCGGGGGCAGCACCGCGAGCAACGGCAACGCGCCGTCGACCCTCGACGCCGGCCCGCACGGCCGCAGCCGCCAGAACGTGGCGGCGGAGAATCGTCAGCAGCAGCACATG CAGATTATGGCTGAAGAGTGCAAATTGGTGGGCTCGGTAAGTTGCTGCGACTGCAGGGAAATCGTGTGGAAGATAATGGAGCAAGTAAAGGCAGAATCTGATCAATGGACTGAGATGCAAGATATGTTGGAGCAGGTCAGGTTGGAGATGCAAGAGCTGCAGTCTTCCAGAGATACATGGCAGCATCAGGCTATGGCTTCTGACATCAGTCTACGCTCCTTGAATTCTCAA AAGATGCTGCATTGTGAAGGCTGTGGACCTCCGGCGAATTGA
- the LOC8056882 gene encoding golgin subfamily A member 2 isoform X4, producing the protein MSARRAGKSQHAAATPRIISLNLARRSGGGRPSRGAGRAQPRPPPPPVNLGALFEMERRVRGLESAPASPPPCSRAAPRSQEDAEEQEEKWRFQAEILRAECNFLRMEREVALRKLDRHRGQMEAALKSAVETLVSGRKKMDGKGDVGVAAALDEGIEDLEEMMEELRVEKESGRRAMSGVRELQRSHGRNFDRQASSLRRRLEKMPPADPEPCIKDIREIALPVPVPAPPPPPAEQSDDDERVHSANTSDVEMLRMKMEGMSKGMRERMAEYSRRLEAVASRDNTGCQSRKCGNRHSRKASASSQRSWSGGSTASNGNAPSTLDAGPHGRSRQNVAAENRQQQHMQIMAEECKLVGSVSCCDCREIVWKIMEQVKAESDQWTEMQDMLEQVRLEMQELQSSRDTWQHQAMASDISLRSLNSQMLHCEGCGPPAN; encoded by the exons ATGTCGGCGCGGCGGGCGGGCAAGAGCCAGCACGCGGCGGCGACGCCGAGGATCATCAGCCTCAACCTGGCGAGGAGGTCGGGCGGCGGGAGGCCCAGCCGCGGAGCGGGGCGCGCGCAgccccgcccgccgccgcctccggtcAACCTCGGTGCGCTGTTCGAGATGGAGCGCCGCGTGCGCGGGCTGGAGTCCGCGCCGGCGTCGCCGCCTCCGTGCTCCCGGGCGGCGCCGCGGTCGCAGGAGGACGCCGAGGAACAGGAGGAGAAGTGGCGGTTCCAAGCGGAGATCCTCCGCGCTGAGTGCAACTTCCTCCGGATGGAGCGCGAGGTCGCGCTCCGCAAGCTCGATCGCCACCGCGGCCAGATGGAGGCCGCGCTCAAGTCCGCCGTCGAAACGCTCGTATCG GGGAGGAAGAAGATGGACGGGAAGGGCGACGTCggcgtggcggcggcgctggacgaggggatcgaagacctcgaggagatgatggaggagctgcgGGTGGAGAAGGAGAGCGGGAGGAGGGCGATGAGCGGTGTCCGTGAGCTGCAGCGGAGCCACGGCAGGAACTTCGATCGGCAGGCGTCCTCGCTCCGCCGGCGCCTCGAGAAGATGCCGCCGGCCGACCCCGAGCCCTGCATCAAGGACATCCGCGAGATCGCCCtgcccgtccccgtccccgcgccaccgccaccaccggcTGAGCAAAGCGACGACGATGAACGCGTCCACAGCGCCAACACCTCCGAT GTGGAAATGCTGAGGATGAAGATGGAGGGGATGTCAAAGGGCATGCGCGAGCGGATGGCGGAGTACAGCCGGCGCCTGGAAGCCGTCGCCTCTAGGGACAACACTGGCTGCCAGTCAAGGAAATGCGGCAACCGGCACAGCCGAAAGGCGAGCGCGAGCAGCCAGAGAAGCTGGAGCGGGGGCAGCACCGCGAGCAACGGCAACGCGCCGTCGACCCTCGACGCCGGCCCGCACGGCCGCAGCCGCCAGAACGTGGCGGCGGAGAATCGTCAGCAGCAGCACATG CAGATTATGGCTGAAGAGTGCAAATTGGTGGGCTCGGTAAGTTGCTGCGACTGCAGGGAAATCGTGTGGAAGATAATGGAGCAAGTAAAGGCAGAATCTGATCAATGGACTGAGATGCAAGATATGTTGGAGCAGGTCAGGTTGGAGATGCAAGAGCTGCAGTCTTCCAGAGATACATGGCAGCATCAGGCTATGGCTTCTGACATCAGTCTACGCTCCTTGAATTCTCAA ATGCTGCATTGTGAAGGCTGTGGACCTCCGGCGAATTGA
- the LOC8085297 gene encoding polygalacturonase: MGPARLPLACIVTTLIFVYMLVHHGASSQEVFPEADGPAAENSDELWLRSGPPPRVVDVDDYGAGDAGGDHVTEAFLEAWSEACNSSDDRSVFLVPEGKAYLLMPVIFRGPCRAVSITAMIKGTLEAPSNRSVWLDQDLQEWITFEGIDRLRVLGGGTLDGNGLQWWINSCKLNKSMRCVIGPTALYFRRCTHLVVEELEVRDSMQMHVAIAYSWNVVVSKLLITAPGWSPNTDGIHVSNSREVSISKCTISTGDDCISIVTGSMFVRVTSIFCGPGHGISIGSLGANNSWAHVSDVLVEKATLLGTTNGVRIKTWQGGHGYAERISFQDISMHNVTNPIIIDQNYCDSKRPCHEQGSAVAVRNIRYRNIHGTSASKVAVNFICSGALHCDGILMQDIYLVGEGRYATCSYTNATVVQFGYNFPFCSAEM; encoded by the exons ATGGGTCCCGCGAGGCTTCCCCTAGCCTGCATCGTCACCACGTTGATCTTTGTCTACATGCTAGTACACCACGGCGCCAGTTCGCAGGAAGTTTTCCCGGAGGCTGACGGCCCGGCAGCAGAGAATTCAGACGAGCTGTGGCTCAGGTCCGGACCGCCGCCGAGGGTCGTCGACGTCGATGACTACGGAGCCGGAGATGCCGGCGGCGACCACGTCACCGAG GCGTTTCTCGAGGCGTGGAGCGAGGCCTGCAACTCCTCCGATGACCGGTCCGTGTTCCTCGTGCCCGAGGGCAAGGCCTACCTCCTGATGCCCGTCATCTTCCGTGGCCCCTGCAGAGCTGTCTCGATCACTGCGATG ATAAAGGGAACGCTGGAGGCGCCGTCCAACCGATCGGTCTGGCTGGATCAGGATCTGCAGGAGTGGATCACGTTCGAGGGCATCGATCGCCTCCGTGTCCTCGGCGGCGGCACCCTCGATGGCAACGGGCTTCAGTGGTGGATCAACTCGTGCAAGCTCAACAAATCAATG CGATGCGTCATCGGTCCGACG GCACTGTACTTCAGGAGGTGCACCCACCTGGTGGTGGAGGAGCTGGAGGTGAGAGACAGCATGCAGATGCACGTCGCGATCGCCTACTCGTGGAACGTGGTCGTGTCGAAGCTGCTCATCACTGCACCGGGGTGGAGCCCCAACACCGACGGCATCCATGTGTCCAACAGCAGGGAAGTGTCCATAAGCAAGTGCACCATCAGCACAG GGGATGACTGTATATCCATTGTGACTGGATCAATGTTTGTACGGGTAACCAGCATATTTTGCGGACCGGGCCATGGAATAAG CATTGGTAGTCTAGGAGCAAACAACTCTTGGGCCCATGTCTCTGATGTCCTCGTTGAGAAAGCCACGCTGCTGGGCACTACCAACGGTGTGAGGATCAAAACTTGGCAG GGAGGACATGGCTATGCTGAAAGAATTAGCTTCCAAGATATATCAATGCACAACGTTACTAACCCAATAATTATCGATCAGAACTACTGTGACTCCAAGAGACCTTGTCATGAACAG GGATCAGCGGTTGCCGTACGCAATATACGCTACAGAAACATACATGGAACTAGTGCTTCAAAAGTCGCCGTCAATTTTATTTGCAGTGGCGCTCTGCACTGTGATGGTATACTAATGCAAGATATTTATTTGGTTGGAGAAGGAAGATATGCTACATGTTCTTATACGAACGCTACAGTTGTACAATTTGGGTATAACTTCCCTTTTTGCAGTGCAGAGATGTAG